aagatgggggtggggttgtataaaatgaattttatatgtgaaatctatgaactaaccatgttttggtacttgttgtctagcagataccagtgagaattgagtgtggataatgcaatttagtgagacagttagaatcatataggcctttcagcgttaTTTTTGTgggaaaaatgtgctggactgggcggcagtcatattttgtaacgctctgcggtacatctagtttaatttaaattatCATAATACTTTAAACTCACTGACCAACTTAATATAGCAGACTATTATTATCAAGGCCATATAGGCCTTGACTAAAACATTGTTTGATATTGCTTTGGTATTGTGGACTGCACAGGGTACGTGTAACAAGAGCATTGTTAAGTTACCAACGTCATGGATTGTAGACTACTCCAGAGATGTTGTGAAGCCTGTGACTGACATCCACCTAGGCGCTTACATCATGAAGCTCCATCACCTTTAGTAGACCCATGCAGTATTCATGTTTATAGACCAGTCTTAAAAGATGGCATAACCTTTTTGTGCCGTCTTCTCCCTTCATGAGAGACAAACCACCCCATCTCTGTCTTGAAGTTTCAAGTGATGATTTATGGATTACTGAGTAAAGAATCTGAGAAATAtctttttaacctttgttgAAGTTTATCTGCAGCAGTAAGGAAACTGTGTGTATGGgtagtagcctaacctatgtgtTTGCCTTGCTAAAAGCTTCAAGTGCAAGTAGGTTCAACAACCTACAGTGACATGTTCCAGGTGTAAGATGTTTGCGGGAAATGTCTAGTTAGCGGAGCAGTATAGAACGCAGCAGCGTTGGTCTTCACAAATGACTGGCGTTTTCTAGCTAGCGCTATGGTTTTAAAATGGCTAGATAACTTCCAACTATTCACTTTCGATTTACTTACCGGTAGCCTTCTGAGCTTTACATTTTAAAGCAAAAATATTTctttgcagaaatgtttgtcaTTTCATTCCTCTgaattgtgtagcctacttatATATTAAGACTTTCAAAACATTCTAtatccagtttttttttttaaagtaattttGGAAGTATCCACTCtctacattttaaacatggctaAAATTATTACATAAAATAGCCTTCTGAACAACATGACCATGTCAAAGGGGAACAATCCTGTCAAGCAGGCATGTCTTCATGGAGAACTAAAACAACCTAACACGGGCTGTGTGACAACCTCAGTTATGTAGTTGCTGCCAACACATCCAGTTCACAGAAACCCCTCAACTCTTCACACTACAGGAAAGAACCGAGATCCACAAGACAAGAGTAAAATATTATACCAAGTTTATTTGTTCTCTCGACAGTGGAGTTGTTTGAAGTGCAACAGTTAAAAGGCAAACAGGGTTTTCTCTGTATTCCCCATGCTAAAGAGAGTCATCTGTACACAACCATGATCCAACTTGGCAATAATTCCAAATAAAACCATACCTGCATTTAACCTGAAAGCGGGTGCTAGCAGTACACAGTAAAAACACGTTCCTTTAAGAAACAAGGAGAGAACGCTAAAAAACAGACTCttgattttatgtttttttctttcctttttccccAATTCAAGTAATTGTTTTACTCcatctttgattttttttttcttcctctacaACAAATTCAAGAATGAAAAGTAAGAGACAGTATTTGAGAGTCCAGATGAAACTGGGATTGACCATACTCCACCTACCAGACAGGCGAGCATAAGCAGACAGAAAGGAGACCATCGGGGGTCAGGGTTGATGTATGAGGTTCAGGGGAGGGTGTGTTTGGATGAGGGGATCCATGTCAAATAGTATGACCTGCGTCAGTAGTGGCTGTGACGTGGGGAAGGGAGTTGGGGCTGAGGGGAAGCCGTTTGGGGTCCGTTTCACTGACGTGGCGCAGAGAATCGTCCCTCGTTGGGTCCACTTCCTCGTCCGCCGCCGAAGCTGGGCTTCTGGGAAAGTCCTCCGCGGCCTCCCATTGGTCCCCTGGGCCCTCCGAGCTTGTCACGGGGGCCACCAGGACCACGTGGGCGGATATCTCGCCGTTCTCCCTCGCGGGCGGACCTTGTCTTCTTCTCCTCCACGTTCAGACGAATGTCACCTCTGAACTTAATGGGCTGGAGAGGGGAAATGTAGGGCATGAATTCATGACACCACAACCATCAATACCTCAAACTCACATCACAACTAAAACATTCTCTGCAGTCATTACTTCCGCTAGACTAAAGGCCCGTACACACCGAGTCCGATTTTTCGGACGAAATATTCGCACGAAATTACGCAGCCTATTAAACACATGCATTCGTATTAGTCTGTCCACACCGAGGACGAAATTCGTTGCGATTAAAAACATTTGCGTAGGCATAGGCTAACGGTCTCATTTCATGCAAAATTTCGCATGCGAAAAAGAGCTGTTGACCAATCAAATAATGATTTTGCAGGGTTCCATTGATGTCACAATAGAACGACGAGCAGAAAAAAAGCTGATAGATTGGGTGATCCTACTGCTCACGATGACTAGTCTCctaaataggcctatatgccgAAGTTACAAAGAGTTTACGTTAACAGTAGAATCTCTCAGGTGTTCAAGAGTACAATTTCGCACACAAATTTTTCGCATTTTCGCACTGTTATTTCGTATCGTATCTGGTGTGTACGGGCCTTAACTCCACGTATTACATGACTTCCAGTGATGCTACTACAGCCACCAAGTCCTCGCCTCCCACATTTAGAACCAAAGAGAAGACACAAAAGGAACATGGCAGATCACGTTAGGTTCTGACGAGTTCAAAAGGACCAGTCGCCTTCTTGCGCACCACAGTTAGTGGTGAGTGGATTTTCCCCCCCTTTAAAATCACCTACTTCTGCCCTTCTGATCACTGTTCCCTTTACAAACAGTCAGTCTTCAGATAACATCTTTGTGTTTCATCGCAAAAAAAGATAACACAAATCTATGTACTTGTTTGATTTGCAAATgttagactttttttttctttaatctgAATTGACAATTTCAATCATATATTGTCTTACATCAGCCCAGTTGGGTCAAGCCTTATTCAGCCTCCCACTACCACCATTAAAACAACTCTCGCAAAAACACACAATCCAAATTCACTGTTATTGTAGTTTGTCAAACCTGACACTCTGGCAATCATTCAACATATGGCATACCTGCAAGTTTACAAACATTTTCCttttaaaatttttaaaaatcacctatcaatcaatcaattcatCCATCCATGTGCCCTGCCCTTACCCGGCTGTTCAGGATTTTCTGTACGGGCTCAGAGTCGTCAAACACCACAAAGCCAAAGTTGGGAAGCTTTCCGCCGCTGTTGATTCTCAGCTCCAACACGGTGCCATACTCTGCAGGACACAAATGGGCAATCAGTCAATGAAACTCATCCTGCTTGCAGGtcactctaccacacacacacgacaattTGCatgtacatttattaatttagcagatgcttttatctagAAGAGACCTTAGATAACAAATACTACAATAATAAATACTACTACCACGAtgaggatgagagtgcagaagCAGATTAGCTATACAGCCATAATAACAGTAGTCATAATAAACACACTAACAGTAATGGCAATAGTAAAAACAGCAGTTAGAGTTACAGTTATAGCATTGGTAGTACTAAAGAATTAAAACAAGTTTTCCAGGACACTCACGCTCAAAGAACTCCTTGAGCTCGGCCTTGTCCACGTCATGGGGCACATTCCCCACGAAGAGCTGCTGGCTGTCTGGATACCGGACCGTCCGCCGCGTCTCCACGCCCTCACCCTGCTCGCCGTCCCGCACTGTAACAATCGGCAgagaaaaagggggggggggtttcaaCGCTGCTGCTTAAACTCATGTACAGTCACCACGCTGATGACAAGCCTTTTGTCACCACTCCACAGGCATGTGAGGAAGAGCACACACTTGCCATACGGGGGCCACCTTGGAGATGTCATTCCACTGGACCAGAAATGATTAATGTGGAATCGGATTTTAATAAGGcagaggggggtggggaggagggaCACAATTTAGTCACCTCCAAGGGTGCAAAATGTTCTGACTGAGGGGATATTTGCCAAAGACAGAGAAATGCAAGCCGGAGTAGCTGCAGACCACATCAAATTGGGAATACGGCGGATGCCATTACAAAAGTGTGAAATTGCACTGTAATGAAAAAATACTACGCTGACAGTTTTCAGAGTATGAGCAAGTCTTGTTCAGGGAAATGGTAGATTAAAAAGCTTGACACAGGACCAACACATTTTTGCACCTGCAGAACATGTCAGCTGACAAATACCACTTCTATTCATTGCAACATCCAATGCTATGCTAGTAGAAGCACTAGAGAAAAATTATCTTGATCTTGCTTCACGTTACCAAAACAATGAAGAGCCCACCACCTGAGCACCATGATCTAAACAAAATTTAGATCATGCAgtgtacaaacacagacagaggtgaaaaaaaaaatatgacttCAGAAAGTGAAAAGTCCTTCCATCATTTATTCCAGTCATTCACTAAACCAGCTGATCAGCCAATAAGATCAGCCAATGAGTAGGTCAGCCAATTAGCATTGAGTGCACAGGTTGAACCAACACATTGTATACAATACATAACTTGCTTTCTGAAGTCCTagttttccacctctgcatgCAGATGTGCGTTTCATAAGGAAGTGTACCTGGCGTTCTGGGGCCTCTGTTGGTGATTGGGGGTCCAGGTCGGGGATCTCTGGGTCTCTGATCCCTCTGGGGTCTCTGTGCCGCAACGGGGGCCTCTTGTTTCACCTCAACTCTGGGCTAAAGGGAGACACTCAAGTCAACTggctgtacatgcacacacacacacacacacactagaaaacAGGAGCAAAATATGACATTCACTCGACTACAAGATTTATATACCCCACTCCTTCCCCATCAATAGCATCAGATATTAGGCTAAACCTTTCCACACAACTGAATATACACAAGtaacgttacacacacacaaacttcgaGAAACTGAACCACTCTCTAGACCTGGCGTGTGCAACCATCTTGGTTAGTATTCCAGTCATCTTAAGCCAAAATAGGAGTCAacgttgaacaaattgcaacagaggaaaacttcaactgattttgtatcctgtgtcctgagtaagggaaaaaagccccgaagaatcccaataggggaaagtttagaaaaagacctaaatataccctattcatgcgcctatacagtatttttctcacgcaaataggggaaaaaaattaaccatcaccatgaaaattactgagtttattacttacatcaagacaaacaaaaaatgtattataagtttttttaaattgtttgttaacatgggcaaacagggcataatgtcATTATGTATAGCTAATGTATagtgacccaaaactaattgcaacatttGACAAACAAATTGTCCAAGGCATAGAGGAAGATAATACCAGTTAAGACCTGTATTCTCTCAtctagagggtatatgcttatagaaaatatatagtttatggtgtttaatttgttttccctggacagtataggccaaaatgtatccacttcACACCAGATTCGcctttacagaatagagggcaatgtattgtgcatggcatggaggaagataggAAATGTCTTAAATTGTGTTATATCTCCTCTAGAGGGTATATggtttcagaaaatatatagtttagggtgtttaatttgtttcccttaatagtgcaggccaaaatgtatcagctgttcacttgattcacctatacagaatagaggagtatgtgttatgcatggtatggaggaagatgaGACATAAGTAGATTaatgctatatttcatgtacagtgcatatgcttttagaatatatatagttttgactgttctatgactttggtaaaaccatgacccatgcatagacatgcattgttaattattaatcttaaactttatttattagtatagcatGTACCTTTTTGCCAGATGTCACAACAATAGTCACTTTTTTTGGAGGCTAACTGCAGTTATCCCATCTGCACCCTTCTGTCGAATTTGGACATTATCATGTCCATCTTCAACTTTGCCTTCACAATTTTCCTGCATTCACtaacaaacatacatactgtgctgtctgattattgttttagacaaaaattgtgcaaagtaaaggggcatcatacaggcccctctgaCTGGACAGACAGTATATCAGTCAACCCCTGGGCAAGAGGTCAATTACTATAAGTCTTGGAAAATGATACTTTACTGTGATATGCTGCACgtttcagtgacctctaaatcagattaaacaccaaaaccactttcctaggctgaataatgttTAACTATGCGTTTGTACAGATTGAACATTGTGGAACACCTACATGTAAAAACACACTGGCTCTATTAAAGAGtcaacaaccatttccattgattcaaagggccaaaatgtaaaaagagacaccaattttgcaacaaaccagtctgaaataagccAAAGAAATtcactctttgaaaataaaagaatgttcctcaacaatgcaagattctaaaattccatgttaagttagatggggtcagatattctttagaatgtatattctacaacattctaattacagttttgtcagtatttgctaaagaataatgcataaaacaaccctcattttaacatatttccaccaactggattttcatggtctTTTAATATGGTGTCTAGATCACCAAttgaaatgtgaaaataaattctgttgcaattagttttgggtctgtggccggttgcacaaagcaccttaagtttttcccctTAAGTATGACCTTTAagacttaatttctccttaggtaagggatttacttaagggtgttgcacagaataccttaaaatgTTTCCTTAGTTAAGGAGAAACGATAAGGGATTTACTGCACTGAAAGGGATTTTCCGGCACGAAAATTCTATAGTTTCCACGGAGATCGTtcaacagctgtagcctactacagcTAACTGCCTTTGTCGCGATGTTAgttaacccaccgaacacagtaaAGCTTAATGATCTTATTCATTTTACCTAATATTCgcggaaattatccaggtagcaagtaaagcatgttatattatatacatgaactgaacaatacTAGTTGGCAAGTTAGAGATGGTCCTGAccgtcatcagtgcaccaacgtTTTGCCTAttgaaccgaaccgaagctcataggcaagacatccacatgaattgttaacgttagcctacataaaccacacaatacggcatgtttctgataggcctaggAAGAGGAAGCATATtaacagagaggttttattttgaattgtCAAAAGTAGTTAATAAATTTCATTTATCAGCATCAATCAATTCAGGTCGTTTCTGCAACAGTTTAAGGGATTTCTTACAAGATAAGGACAAACCCTTAAATACTAAGGGAAAAAGTTAAGGAAACCGTAAGGAGAAAACTTGAGGGTGTTTGTGCAAccgtttttattttaagggacccttaaatcagattttaagggaaaaacttaactttttttttttccccttactcaggacatattgaggatacaaaatcagttaaagttttcttctgttgcaatttgttcaaccttttttcataaaatgactggactataGGTGCAGGGGGGGCTGCCATACCTGTGTGGGCTGGACTTTGACGACATGAGGGGGAACTCCAGTGCCTAGGACGATACCACCTGGAGGCAGGTTCTTACTGGTGACGGATGCCCAGGAGAAGGGCtacgagagagcaagagagtaaGAAAAACAGAACCATCCATGGGAATATCATGTATatctcatttattttttttttttttggtgtaaCTGGCTAATAATGTATTTGTGATGAGCCATACCCGGTTCTCCTCCGGCATGGCTGGGGCGGGATCTGCAGGCGTGGGGGATGCAGGGGCCTTCTCCGCAGGCTCCGAGATCGGGGCCTCTGCTTCAGCAGCCTGCTCTGATTTTAGTTCAACCACCGGCGCCTCAGGCTCCATCACTGGGGCGGTTTCTGGGGGCAAGTCAGCCTCCTCCTGCCCTGGGACCTCAGGCTCCGCACTGTCAGATTGCCAAGAGACACAGAGATCGACAAAACGTCAAAATCAAATtatgtctctttctttttttttattttttttttttaaagggaccCATTGATCCCCTATTTACACAACATCTCTAGTGCGCAACACAGCTTTAAGTTGTGCTCCTGAGCTGAGCTACTAAGTTAGTAAGCTACTAAGTACTACATCATTGAAGCACCTAAGAATATGAGTGTGATTAACAAAGCATGATTCAAATCGTTTCAAGTGAAATGAAGTGGGCGCATTTAATTATCGGCACTTTCTCCTTTGCAGCAGTACCACATTGCCCCAGCTCCAACAAGCTGGGCGCATTTAAGACAGAATGAAGAAAACAGAATAAGACCACGTTACCATGGTGTCTGTTCATAGAAGGTGGCGGAGTCCTCTTGTGCAACTGTGGGTGACGTCGTCCTCTCCTCAAGCTCCTCAGCTTCCTCCTCTGACTCTGCTTAGAATGAGTAGACAGGAAGGAAGTGGAAACAAGGGGGGGCATTACAGTCAGCACATGGATTGGAGGCAAGAGTGATAACTTATTGCATTTGCTCTGCCTGGGCTAATCAATGTCATCAAGGCATTGTTAATGCAGAGAAGTTGCGCTACAGAAGACAACGTTTTCTAgaaacattatatttaacagctAATAACTTACCCTCAAGGGCCTCAGAGTCTGAGTCACCAAAGATCTCATCCTGGTAGCGGAATATGTCGTTGTGGACGTAGAACTTGTTTGCAACTGTGCCCTGGATAAGGTGGTAGAAAAGAGAGAACCAGAGTTACTATGTGCGCCCAAATAGCatcttttttttccatcagTGACCTTTCCCGCCTGCTAGCTGGCTCTGAAGGAGGTAGGCTATCAGTTTACCACTCTCATAACTTCAGGGCAGTTGAGTGTCAGAGCCAAAGATCTTACCTCGGGAGCGAGGACGAAGGTCTGCATGAATCTCCTCATGGGCTGCATGTTGTTGGAGAGCTCACCCATCACCTGGACCACTACGCCCTCGTTGAGCGTAGCATGTGCGTCCACATGCCGGATCTTCGTGTGGCAGTCTTGGAACCTTAGTGCCATGACCTTCTTGTGAATTTCCTGTTGGAGAGCAgatattgttttttgttttacaaGATGCAATTCATAGACCAACAGAAATAATATACTTGTGCATTCTATACAGGTTATATCACTTTGCTTGAAggttttcataaaaaaaaaactgctgtaAAGAAATGTTTTTACTTTCCACTGTTTATGTCATGTTTGAGCCACACTCATCATACCCAAAGAATCATTAGAAAGGCAACACTACTAATTGCAATCGCATGCAATTGTCAAATTATTCATCAGTGTTTCTCATTGAAAAGTAGTATAacacaaattacttcctcagatTCTCAACACAGTGTATTACATAATGAATACATGTTTAAATATTGTGCATAATTGTTAAGAACTGTAAAGCTTAAATGACCATTAATAGTAGTGACCAGACAAAGATTTGAGTACATATCAAAATAAATATCCAGCACAGAGGTATGATTTTGTCAATGCACATAAAAATCTATTTAATCAGATAAATGACTCAAGGCCGTTTTAGATGACTAATACTGCACGGCTCGTTTACATTCAAAGCAGTTTCTCACATAAAAGTAGAGCAAAGATTCATTGTAGTCATGTTATGCAAATAATATGAAAATTtgcaaatattcaaatattgaTTTTTTGAAGTCACTTGACATCTCACCGATTGACCATAAACTGCCTCTGCTGGTTTGCCACTGCTGTCGAAGCCTCCGTGAACAAAAGATGAATTCTTGCCATAGAATCTATAATGTGAACATGGCAATAGCATGATTATAATGTGATTAAGTAAACTGACACAATAATCCCAAACATTGTGAATGAAATGCTGTATTACACAACACCTTAAACATGTGTGCATGGGGATGGTACAATTTCAAGTCTGTATTCAAATGTCATCTTTAGCTTACCTGTGCAGGTAATCGGGAGCCTGGTTGAGAAGGGTGTAGTACTGTCGGACAAATTCTCGCCCGACAAGCTGGGCACTGGGTTTCTCCATCACCATATCTTTGGTCAATTGGTTTTAACTGCAAGTGAAAAACACAGTCTAAGATTGGTCCTTTCAGAGAAATATCTCACAAGACAGACATAAAACAGCACCTGTTCGAAACACCCAGGGCCATCTGCTGCCTTAACAATATGAATAAATCCCCGGCTAAGCCAATCATGACTATGCGAGATGCTTCCAAGGCCAGGTCAACCATGCTAAACAGAACATTGCCTTGACTACGTTACCTTAGTCTTGAGATATTAGCAGTTAATCAGAAAACAatcgtaggcctacactagCAGCCTTCCTTTGTTTGACAGTCTCGCATACCTTGACGACCACGGCACACCCCAAATAAGCTTTCGTTTCAACACAGATATACAGCAAAAGCTACCATTAGCCATGGCCTTTAACTTACTTCATTAACGTTGCCAATTAACTCGTAGCCAACACAACTGCATCAAGACACAAGGCGCATAAAACTAAACAAATGGTCGCGCAGTTACAAATGTGTCCTCATTTTCGCAACTATGCCTCGGAAATTGCCATTGCTAACATCAGCGCACTTTTATTGTGCTAAGGCAAAATTATAGCCAACTAGCTAAACACCCCGACATGAAACACGTGTTTAATCATTGATAACGCCAAAACTAGCATATAACACCGCATAATTTCTCATGGTGTGATAAGAATGACCAATGCGTTTTCTGACGATAAATATACAATTTCAAAAAGTTATCTTGGTGGCAACACTAGATGATAACCTTAGACTACCCGATTTAGCAAGCTAATATTAGCCAACTAAGCACCATGGCTAACTACCGAAAACGCTACTTTATCAGCAGTATCCAGCCGACCACAAAAACGGTAAGGTTCTTAATACTACATTAGACGTTTCATCGAAAGGAGATGACCGTTATATCGTCACCCCTTTACATATGATCCAGCAATATGTTAACATGTTGAGTGATAAATCTCGACAAATCGCCGGATTTTCCTGATTAACTACTCCACATGGACAGTAACTATAATAGCTTAGCAGTCTTCTAAGGTTTGTGCTAACAGGCTAACTAATCAAGGCATTATTATGCCGTGCAAAATGCTCATCACCTTAAACGTACGAAAATCATGATGAAGTGTTTAGTGTAATACTCACCAGGGGGATGCAATAAATCTTTAAATTTGGTGAAACGGTGAAATTAGAAGTGATTTCACTATCAAAACCACTTCTCCTCTCCCGCACTGTaagttagcttgctaacgtCACGGGTGAAAAGACTTACAACGTGCAGTAGAATACCGGTTTCAGTCTGTGTGTGAACCCGAAACTAGAGACGCGTGTACAACTTCAGCCAACCAATGAAAATACCATTCTCTGACAAATAGGTGAAATCAAACCAATCCAGATGGATTCTTCGCCATAGCCTTCTGTAACAACCAATCGTTATGGGCTGAGCTATTATCATGTGACCAATGAAACAGGACGAGATTAGCAAGTTTGTCAGCGACGTGCATATTTTTGCCGCTTCATACGAGTAGGCTATCCTACTGTAGCGGTTCatatcttttaaaaaataattgtgatCTTATATGATCTCACAGAATAAAACGCTCATAAAGCTGTTTGTCTTGGTAGAATACAATATATTATCGGTAAAAgtccaataggcctacatttatcaCAGACTACAGATTCTAGGCCTATCGAAACGGATACTAGAAGACGCCCTGGAAGAGGCCTGACTCTTTCATGTTTGCTACATTGTAGCACATGGTTGGTGATAATAGTACACTGTACCCATTGTAGTAATAGCAGTGATAGGTGTAGGCTACCTAAAAAACGGTCAACAAATCATTACCTGTAGGTTATGTTTTTTGGTTAATCATTTTGAATGCCACTTAGGAACTTACATAGTTCACACTGTCTGTGACACATGCTAATAAGACACCTCTGTAGCCTTAGCTAGTAATTAGGCAAATCAATATTTTATCTGGTTAGAATCTGCAAAGCGTCTCCCGGCACTCTGAAAAAGATGTCCATGGGCTAGGACCTACACCACTTCAGCCGCTTGAGGGCGGCGACACTCTTCCTGTCCCGTGGAGATATGCTAGAACACTGCCTCAAGGGACCGCCTATGTTGACCAATCAGGCTTAGACGTATCATCTTCGAACCATTAAACGAACAAAATATATTAAAtccatttaaaaacatttttttgctTTGCTGAAACAGCTAGAATTACCCAAGGCAGTCTATAATGTATTCCTGATGGATGGGCTAAATATCCTATCATCAAGGGACAACCCAGGAAACTAAACTTTGCTGTAAATATACAATTTGCCTTTTTTCCTTTAGTTGCGAAGCTAGTGGAACAACATGGAACGTGTTAATTTACAGCACTAGAATAATATTGCCAACCAGGTTTGGAAAAAAGTTAAACTTCAAGAGATCCCTTTAGTGATGGTTAAGACTGCTTCAGTGGGATGTGTTCATGACTTCATGAATCATTGTTGAAGTTATTGGTTTCAGGGGGTAGTACTGCTTGCCTTTTCTAAATTATCCTCTTCAGACTTATTTTCTTCTATGTCCCCCTCCTCAAAAACACTGAGGTAACTTATATTGTGCTTCACATCATGTCTACTATTGACAtgtgaaagcaaaacaaaaatggatGAAGAGAATGGTTAGAGTCTGAACTGTACATTctgtacacacagagacagaggagagaaaaaaaaggagggagagagagggagggagggaaagaaagttCTCTCCTCCCTGTTGTGCGCGGGGTGGAACCATTGCTTGTCTTTGTGGCTGGATCTTTGCCATTGTTTGAGATTCCTGACGTGAGCGTCTGGCTAGAAGGGTAAGACTGGTAACCGGGTGAAAGCGGAGCTTTAGGATGTGACTGTTACCAGAGCTGTAGCCGGCTGTGCGAACTCTACAGGGACTCTTGTGGATGAAGTCCACAGGGACTCCTCACATTCCCATACAGTAGGAACTCTCACAAAAAGTTTTCTGCTCGTGTGTAACCCTTGTGTAGCCAACTCGCACTGCAGACATTAGACATGATGTTGTCAAAAGTTTCAGTTAAAAGTTTAGTCCTCTTGTGAGAAAAATAAAGACTTTAAAAAAGCAAATTATATACCGCAGCAACTCAGCATGCATGTGCCCAGACTGCacacctttttttctttttactttttgcTGTCCTCCCCTTTTCGCTGTGTCCCAGACAACCCAGACTTATGCCGTCACTCTGTTAGTTtttcatgtcagtgtgtgtttactgaCACTAGGAAATAACACAGTGCCGTGGCTGGCAGCCATTCCTGTAAATCTCTTGCAGGGGAGACATTGGTAAAAtgtttcaaaaaagaaaaatctggaAAACCATGCTCCATTCAATGTTCTGCAAATTATTGTGTAAACATGCAAGCTTACT
The Alosa alosa isolate M-15738 ecotype Scorff River chromosome 21, AALO_Geno_1.1, whole genome shotgun sequence genome window above contains:
- the g3bp1 gene encoding ras GTPase-activating protein-binding protein 1, which encodes MVMEKPSAQLVGREFVRQYYTLLNQAPDYLHRFYGKNSSFVHGGFDSSGKPAEAVYGQSEIHKKVMALRFQDCHTKIRHVDAHATLNEGVVVQVMGELSNNMQPMRRFMQTFVLAPEGTVANKFYVHNDIFRYQDEIFGDSDSEALEESEEEAEELEERTTSPTVAQEDSATFYEQTPCAEPEVPGQEEADLPPETAPVMEPEAPVVELKSEQAAEAEAPISEPAEKAPASPTPADPAPAMPEENRPFSWASVTSKNLPPGGIVLGTGVPPHVVKVQPTQPRVEVKQEAPVAAQRPQRDQRPRDPRPGPPITNRGPRTPVRDGEQGEGVETRRTVRYPDSQQLFVGNVPHDVDKAELKEFFEQYGTVLELRINSGGKLPNFGFVVFDDSEPVQKILNSRPIKFRGDIRLNVEEKKTRSAREGERRDIRPRGPGGPRDKLGGPRGPMGGRGGLSQKPSFGGGRGSGPNEGRFSAPRQ